In Arthrobacter citreus, a genomic segment contains:
- a CDS encoding biotin transporter BioY, whose amino-acid sequence MTIDPTAPAATSGRVRGQRRRWTSGDLSLIAVFAALTAAFSVLPGIPLGPGVPITLQTLAVMLTGIILGPTRGAAAVGLFLAAGLAGLPVFSGFRGGLGVLAGPSAGYLLAFLPAAFLVGLLARLVLRRTRRARFPLLFAAAMVTSFLVIHPLGISSLMLNAKLDFPAALAADMAFWPGDVLKNLLAAAVGVSVLTAFPRLAPKPR is encoded by the coding sequence ATGACCATTGATCCCACTGCTCCGGCAGCCACTTCCGGACGGGTCCGGGGACAGCGCCGCCGCTGGACCTCCGGTGACCTCTCCCTGATTGCGGTTTTTGCCGCACTGACGGCTGCGTTTTCGGTTCTCCCCGGCATTCCCCTCGGCCCCGGAGTACCCATCACTCTGCAGACGCTGGCCGTCATGCTGACCGGCATTATTCTCGGTCCGACCCGCGGGGCGGCAGCGGTTGGCCTGTTCCTGGCGGCCGGGCTGGCCGGGCTGCCGGTGTTCAGCGGTTTCCGGGGCGGACTGGGAGTGCTGGCCGGTCCGTCGGCCGGATACCTGCTGGCCTTCCTGCCGGCGGCGTTCCTCGTGGGACTGCTGGCCCGCCTGGTCCTGCGCCGCACCCGCCGCGCCCGGTTCCCGCTCCTGTTTGCCGCCGCGATGGTGACCAGCTTCCTGGTCATCCACCCCCTCGGCATCTCCAGCCTGATGCTAAACGCAAAATTGGACTTCCCCGCTGCCTTGGCCGCGGATATGGCCTTCTGGCCCGGCGATGTCCTGAAAAACCTGCTGGCCGCCGCGGTCGGAGTCAGCGTCCTGACGGCCTTTCCACGCCTGGCCCCGAAGCCGCGCTGA